The sequence ggtcttctattcgcggaccctgattctgaaggggaatatctgccttcagaaaatgacggtgattcgtttagtgaggcttcagatgcgttcctgccttgcaatgatgcagctggacaaagtgagagtttactccatagtttaggttacaccaagcacaaacgttgaatcgtttgcccaatgtcactggtgggaataatgtttcacgggttcggagtgttcatcgggaagttagcagggtgttagtggtgtggcgaacaaggctggaggtagcctaatatccatagcgctagcttctgtcttctgaacgtgtgcctctccacaatcgcggcgacagtaacgtggtggagcctttgtctaatgccactgggtatgttagacgaggtcgaagtgctcataggacagttaggggggaacgtagtggcagtgtggggagtcgcaatgagaatgacagtaggcctagtccgagctgcgcaaattctctccactcggcgcgcgcgaggcagatctggccatgctgctcgcatggtggaggtggtgacacgctctctccctctcccacacacacacacacacacacacattaggtcatgcatagtctatcacaagatgatgggaatgccggccctgtatggatagggatagggagtcattatctctacagcaaaaggcctgctacataaaaaaaaaaatgtcagccatttagtaatgatttacactgttgatttgctatctacttccctgatcatttaggacatacagtacactatgtgttcctttttgtgtgttcatgtccttgtgatgtgtgtgtctttgtcggctaagaaaaaaaaaacaaaaaaacatcaacaaaaagaaaaaaaatactaacattgtctcttgtcttgtctcgtcatctcactcctgatctgtgccttgccgtggcaaatgagcttttgaactaaacaggtcttgtctacttgtgtttgtgtgtcatctgaataatatatatgtggcccatacatggaatcagagtgcctactgtatgtagtaaatggaaaatctctacagcaaaaggccagtctaccgctacatgcatttggtttgtttctgccatttattagtaatgatttacacagtttgttcactacttcctatttacctgagcattcagtattgtgcaatatagcatacagaaggtgagggacattttggggggaaagaagtggtgcattttatcattcaaacatgcgacttttcatgaaaattctataatccaagatggccgccaccatatgacgtcataatatgcaaattagatataaacatttaatctctacataaactttgggtcatccttaatatttctctaatttacagaaagtctctatctcttatcacttttaagatatagccttttgaaatgaagatgtcaaaattgatcgtttcggaaaaaaacctctggcgcctaaagggttaaaataTGGTAATCAACTTTGTTTCTAAACATGTTTCAAGTAAATACTTCAGAAAGCCATCGACCTGTTTTATGGTCCTCTTTTTTCATGAATTATTCATTATCCGAGACAACAATTTTTAACCATGTACATTAATTTCAAGCATTTTCTTTAGTCTTGATCTTAAATCTGAGCATGGCATTGAATTCCCTATATGTGAAAACCTataaaagcacattacattcaggtttttaccttgtacagtccaaaagataagtgattaattatattttgacctggcggcggcggccatattggatttctccattttgaggcattatgggacatttttgagcctggcatacagaagatttgaattcagcacccttcaaaacccctaaaaatgttgtatgccaaaaattaacatgatttgccttcagggttaatttcttttaaaaattgACCTACACtaaaagcagagtgcatcgcaaatagtagcagccaaagaggaatgttgataacagaacaagtgacggtgaaaaaatctttggcggcacacaactaatgcgtcagcctaggctacaacTCTTTGGCCAGCTCGTAAGcccaaccaagtgtgtgcagcatgcctttagcctactaatggcacatcatcataaagatacatttaatctgcatcaagCCCCATTTCAGCggaaaacatgttaacattatatcatGGGAAAGATagctagtaatcacacgttgacgttacattaattcattcaatcattttacacggcagttatgaagaattatgtttatggtacttactcatgtcgaaacgatgtacattaccaacctaattcgtttgcaataccccatgtaTTGTATAAATTTAGCATGTCGCTACACTTCATAATATGCCATGCAAAACGgtttagcttgctagctagataactgtggaacttcagtataaccaaagtccttttaggcaagtccctccactcagcggccatttgacagcgctttttgggcactcgtcgggcatccaattcggcagaaatgcgcgtgcgcaaggcttcacaacaccaatcttgctccagtggcgagatcacaacacataattggcacgatgtcttcacaacacaccatatgattggctcaatgtattcacatgtcaacgtttttcctttatatcagtcatctttcACCTAAAAGCGGGCGTGTacgtgcagcacatacaacgttccattccattcgtcagtgcatattgtttagtttccggtctagctagatccggtgtggtgttgtagttgttctaacgttactagttgttgcaacagcatgtgaaaaaaatacaaagtttgttacaccaaaaagaacgttaatctcgcgataaaaaaattgacaccgttaaaataggtttacgttaacgccgttaataacgcgttaaactgacagcactaatataggggtatgaatacttatgcaccctgtattttaatgaagaacatttatttatttacgatacattattcattcacaaagaaaattggtgtccttaaagacTGGGTTTTTCctgatttttttaaaattcaggcattaagatccatttccaaaagatgattttttttattcctctttttagtcaactttagcatggggctgaagactttttataggcactgtaattGGTTGACCCACAATGCAAAAGGCAAAAGTttacgtgcatcattactcattgccagagtctcTCGTTGTGCAAATGCTTCAGCGAGAACTCTTTATTCCCAGGGTAGTGCGTTCCCataaataatggaaaatatgaTGTTGCAAAAACTACTGTAATGACTATGATACTGTATTACACCTGGTGCCTCTAGGGACTATGTCATCCTCTGCATCCAATTAAAACACTTCCTGTGAAGGTTATCTCGGCGAATAAAAGTATAACTGAAATTAAACTTACGACATATGACTGTGATGAATGATCATGTCTGGACATGGAACTCAAATATGCCTCCTTCTTTGGCTGCAGTCAGGCTTTGCATGTAAGTTACTGGGTGAATTTGCCATGCCTAGTTTAGCAAAGGATGGTGATATAGTGATTGGAGGTATTTTCCCTGTGTTTAACAAACAAAATCACGTAAATGCTTCATTTGAAAAACAGCCTCCAATGGTGACGTGTGACAGGTAAGACAAGAATTCTTTTGCTAAATATTTTATAATGATGTTGAATTCAAATGCATTTACACTATATACTGTTTCCTCAGATTTGACAGCCGTGCGTTTCGTTGGACCCAGGTGATGATCTTTGCGATTAATGAAATCAACAATGACGACACTTTACTGCCAAATATCTCTCTAGGCTACAAGATCTTTGACTCATGCTCTTCCCCGACTAACACATTACGTGCCGCTCTTTCACTATTGAGTGAGACAGATGGAATTAAGTCTCGGCCTACAGCTCAATGTCAGCCTCCTATTAGAGCATTAATAGCAGATGCAGGGTCATCTCAGTCTGTAGCTCTTGCTGGAACATTTGGACCTTTTAACCTGCCGATGGTAATAGACCTActtaataaataatgtaatgttCTGTTGTAGACATTTAGTACCATATTTCAGTATGCTGTTTTGTGTGGTTTAAAGTTCTCTGGCACAGGGCTGGGGCTGTGTCAGATTTGAGAACTAATGTATAATTACAGGCTATGTCTGTAGGGggaaatattcttgtttgtatTTATTAACTGTTGCATGCAAGAAAATTGCTATATTAAGGAACTCTACATTTTGTATTAATCAAGAACTACTCTATTAATGATACTCTTTGTTTGACACTGGCTCCGTGAAGTGACAGCTCTGTAATGCACACATGTATTTAATACAGTGATCTAGATTTCGGCAACTTCAATTTAGGGTCCAGGATTACATTTTCAATCCCAAACAAATCAGGAAACAGTGACAATGCGCCTTTTTATTCTTTTGTTAGCTTCGCTTATTGTAGTCCGGTATTTATTGTGTAAGTTCTGGTAAAAAAACATGTtcatttgttgtttattttgggAAACTCCTTCTCCCCAGTCTTTCTCATGaccttattttattttaagtctTTAATCACAGTTACTGAACAAGTATGTTGTATCAAAGTATGCATGATATAAAACAAATGCATGCTCTGAAATGTTCTTCAATTTGTGAAACATTTACTTTACACATCATAGTTTTACAACATATGCATGGCATGAAACTAATATtttctgtgttttattttttgcaggtAAGCTACTTCTCAACTTGTGCCTGCCTGAGTGACAAAAGTAAATACCCAACATTTTTCAGAACAATACCGAGTGACTATCACCAAGCAAAGGTTTTGGCTTTTCTGGTGAAAAAATTTGGATGGGAATGGATAGGAACCTTACAATCTGATAATGACTATGGTAGAAATGGACTGTCAGCATTTATTACTGAAGTGAAGACGCTTGGAGTTTGCATTGCATTTACTGGCACTGTTGGTCGAACTTACCCTCAGAGTAAAATACTTAAGGTTGTTCATATGATCAAAATGTCAAATGTACGAGTTATTCTTGCCTTCACCCCTGAGGGGGATCTTTATCCAGTAATGAAGGAGATGGTGAGACAAAACATAACTGGAATACAGTGGATTGCAAGTGAAGCCTGGATAACAGCATCTCAGCCATCCATTCCTGAATATTTTAAATCATTTGGAGGCACGATTGGTGTTTCAGTGCGCAAGATGGCGATTCCAAAACTACGAAACTTCCTTACTAACATCAGTCCCTATTCTACTCCAGGAGCTGCTTTTATTGGTAGTTTTTGGGAAAATCTTGTGGGTTGTAGGCCATTTCACCATCTCAGTACAGCATCTAGTAGCCCTGTCTGCAGAGGAGATGAGGTTCCTGATTTTACAAGTGTTTTCTTCAATGTCACACAACTGAGAGTGTCCTACAATGTTTACAAGGCGGTGTATGCTATTGCACATGGCATACATGAGTTGATATTTTGCAATCAAAGTTCTCCTCCAGAGAAGTGTTTGAACGTGTCACAGATCAGTCCAAAGCTGGTGAGCTTATTTAATATCATATCATCAGGAAAATTACACAACATTACATTGTTCAGACATTACATTGGCAATTGTTTTTCTTTCGCAGGTCACCGCTCAACTTAGAAAAGTAAAGTTTGTAGATGAATTTGGAGAGACTGTGTTTTTTGATAACAACGGTGATTTTCCTCCTTCTTACGACATAATCAACTGGCAGCTGAAACACGGAGAGGTCAAGCATGTGACCCTGGGATATTTCAGCACGTCTGCTAATGCAGCTTATGAGCTTTTCATACAGGAGGAGAACATAATATGGAGTACAGGGAATGTGGTGTGGAAAATGCATCCATTCAAAAAAACAATGTTATATAATACTATGATTTCTGTAAAAAATAATCACTTTTATGATCTTTTTTGTCCAGGTTCCAAAAGCTGTGTGCTCAGAGGTATGTCCTGTTGGCACAAGAAGAGCACCCATTAAAGGAAGGCCCAGCTGCTGTTTTGACTGTGTTCCATGTGCTGATGGCACCATCACTAATCATTCAGGTACAGTATGCTGCATTCACATTAGAACCTGCTGATTATTAGGTTACTGTGTGTATAACCTATGTAGTAACTTGTGTACCAGTTCATATTTCTAAGATCATCAGGGCCACTTTTTTCAAATAAAGCCAATAATTGATTAAAATACAACAGCAGCACAAAACAGAAAGTTAGTATGACTGTGTGGagacaaaatatatatttatttttctaaaaaTGACAATATTATTGCTTGTTGTTCAGGAGCATTGGACTGCACCCCCTGTCCTGAGGAGTACTGGTCCAATGAGGAGAGGAGTAGCTGTTTATTAAAATATATTGAGGTCTTGTCCTTTAAGGACACACTGGGAATCATTCTGACAGCCGTGTCTTTATTTGGGGCCTCCCTTACTTTAGCAACCACAGTCATTTTCCTTGTGTTCAGGCACACACCCTTAGTGAGGGCAAATAATGCAGAACTGAGTGCCCTGCTGctgctctccctcctcctctgcttcCTCTGCCCTCTCACCTTTATAGCTGAGCCCACTGCCTGGTCCTGCATGCTGCGCCACACAGCATTTGGCGTGACCTTTGCCCTCTGTATCTCCTGTGTTTTAGGGAAAACATTGGTTGTGATCACAGCTTTCCGTGCCACTTTGCCAGGTGCAACTAAATTTGGGCCTGTGCAACAGAGGATCATTGTATATTCTTGCACTGGGATTCAGGTTCTTATTTGTATACTCTGGCTAAGTATTGCACCACCATATCCCCAAATAAGGCACAACAATAGAAAGATTATTGTGGAATGCAACACAGGGTCAGACACAGCATTTTATGCTGTGTTGGGGTACATAGGCTTTTTAGCAGGTATATGCCTAGTTGTGGCTTTCTTGGCAAGGACATTACCAGATAATTTCAATGAGGCCAAATTCATTACTTTCAGTAT is a genomic window of Alosa sapidissima isolate fAloSap1 chromosome 15, fAloSap1.pri, whole genome shotgun sequence containing:
- the LOC121684548 gene encoding extracellular calcium-sensing receptor-like; the encoded protein is MVTCDRFDSRAFRWTQVMIFAINEINNDDTLLPNISLGYKIFDSCSSPTNTLRAALSLLSETDGIKSRPTAQCQPPIRALIADAGSSQSVALAGTFGPFNLPMVSYFSTCACLSDKSKYPTFFRTIPSDYHQAKVLAFLVKKFGWEWIGTLQSDNDYGRNGLSAFITEVKTLGVCIAFTGTVGRTYPQSKILKVVHMIKMSNVRVILAFTPEGDLYPVMKEMVRQNITGIQWIASEAWITASQPSIPEYFKSFGGTIGVSVRKMAIPKLRNFLTNISPYSTPGAAFIGSFWENLVGCRPFHHLSTASSSPVCRGDEVPDFTSVFFNVTQLRVSYNVYKAVYAIAHGIHELIFCNQSSPPEKCLNVSQISPKLVTAQLRKVKFVDEFGETVFFDNNGDFPPSYDIINWQLKHGEVKHVTLGYFSTSANAAYELFIQEENIIWSTGNVVPKAVCSEVCPVGTRRAPIKGRPSCCFDCVPCADGTITNHSGALDCTPCPEEYWSNEERSSCLLKYIEVLSFKDTLGIILTAVSLFGASLTLATTVIFLVFRHTPLVRANNAELSALLLLSLLLCFLCPLTFIAEPTAWSCMLRHTAFGVTFALCISCVLGKTLVVITAFRATLPGATKFGPVQQRIIVYSCTGIQVLICILWLSIAPPYPQIRHNNRKIIVECNTGSDTAFYAVLGYIGFLAGICLVVAFLARTLPDNFNEAKFITFSMLVFCAVWITFIPAYVSSPGKYTVAVEIFAILSSAFGLLVCIFAPKCYIIIFQPEKNTKKHIMGKVPKSEH